The following coding sequences lie in one Alloacidobacterium dinghuense genomic window:
- a CDS encoding ABC transporter permease, translating into MGMMKSLVFATIIVHVGCLEGFRVKGGPEAVGRAATLAVVRSTFLVIFADLFITTLFYMLDRS; encoded by the coding sequence ATGGGGATGATGAAGAGCCTGGTCTTCGCCACCATCATCGTGCATGTGGGATGCCTGGAGGGTTTCCGCGTGAAGGGCGGACCGGAAGCAGTCGGCCGGGCGGCGACTTTGGCCGTCGTTCGGTCTACCTTCCTGGTGATCTTCGCCGACCTATTTATCACTACGCTGTTCTACATGCTGGATCGGAGTTAG
- a CDS encoding chitobiase/beta-hexosaminidase C-terminal domain-containing protein, with product MIPKDHYSRTTRYATFTFFTGLLSVILGCGDGVVTIPTAVPLFSPDGGSFSSAQVVTITANPGAEIYYTVDGKTPTTSSTLYTQPVKIATSATLEAIAVGSDGRSSTVATATYVISSSSGSSGMLPFNIVCWGDSMTAGGAGVVDVGEYPPLLQAYTTGKVVDEGIGGQTSTQIGVRQGGVPTSATVTGSQIPAYGADDVTISFPLGYEPLTSVTGATYGSIAGVVGKVTLSAPLP from the coding sequence GTGATTCCAAAAGACCACTACTCTCGAACTACTCGATACGCCACTTTCACGTTCTTCACCGGATTGCTCAGCGTCATCCTCGGATGTGGCGACGGGGTAGTCACTATTCCCACGGCCGTGCCCTTGTTCTCGCCAGATGGGGGAAGCTTCAGTTCGGCCCAGGTTGTAACAATCACTGCGAATCCGGGCGCAGAGATCTACTACACCGTGGATGGAAAGACCCCGACCACGTCATCCACTCTTTACACTCAACCAGTCAAAATAGCCACTTCAGCGACACTCGAAGCCATTGCGGTTGGATCAGACGGGAGATCAAGTACTGTCGCGACGGCAACCTATGTCATATCAAGTTCATCCGGCAGTAGCGGGATGCTTCCCTTCAATATTGTGTGCTGGGGAGATTCGATGACAGCGGGCGGCGCAGGCGTTGTGGACGTTGGGGAGTATCCGCCGCTTTTGCAGGCATATACGACGGGAAAGGTGGTCGATGAAGGTATAGGCGGACAGACCTCCACCCAAATCGGAGTGCGGCAAGGAGGAGTTCCGACCTCGGCTACTGTGACTGGTTCCCAAATCCCGGCCTATGGTGCTGACGACGTTACAATATCCTTTCCACTTGGGTATGAGCCCCTCACAAGTGTCACAGGAGCGACTTACGGATCTATCGCTGGCGTTGTCGGCAAAGTCACTTTGTCGGCTCCGCTCCCCTGA
- a CDS encoding MlaE family ABC transporter permease, translating to MKRYGAVQLVVDIVVVAFTRELGPLLTAIVVSGRSGSAFSAEIGTMVVTEEIDALRTMAIDPVELVLAPKYLGAMIAVPCLTVMSSAFAMLAGAGFMFLSQNITLPIF from the coding sequence TTGAAGCGTTACGGAGCGGTACAACTGGTCGTCGATATCGTCGTGGTCGCGTTCACGCGCGAACTTGGCCCTCTACTCACGGCAATTGTAGTCAGCGGCCGCTCGGGATCTGCCTTCTCTGCCGAGATCGGCACGATGGTGGTAACTGAGGAGATCGACGCGCTGCGCACAATGGCCATCGATCCAGTGGAATTGGTGCTGGCTCCGAAGTATCTCGGTGCGATGATCGCGGTGCCTTGCCTGACAGTCATGAGCAGCGCCTTTGCCATGCTGGCTGGAGCCGGTTTCATGTTCCTCAGCCAGAACATCACGCTCCCGATCTTTTGA
- a CDS encoding DUF4267 domain-containing protein, which translates to MHNVIPLILATLIAVGIMVIGCFYIASPKRVLGSFGLKPPAADADTLAWLRLKGIRDIVAGLAVLTMMLTTDSRTAGIVLLVFAIIPFGDMSNILASGGRKATAFSVHGVTCAVMLFVGLLLIHAI; encoded by the coding sequence ATGCACAATGTTATTCCGCTCATCCTGGCGACTCTCATCGCTGTCGGGATCATGGTTATCGGTTGTTTCTACATCGCATCTCCCAAACGAGTCTTAGGATCGTTTGGGCTAAAACCGCCTGCAGCCGATGCTGACACTCTTGCCTGGCTACGTCTGAAAGGAATCCGGGACATCGTAGCTGGGTTGGCCGTGTTGACCATGATGCTGACTACGGACAGCCGGACGGCAGGCATAGTTCTTCTAGTTTTCGCCATCATCCCTTTTGGCGACATGTCCAACATTTTGGCGTCTGGCGGGCGAAAGGCAACAGCGTTCTCCGTTCATGGCGTGACCTGCGCGGTGATGCTCTTCGTCGGCCTCTTGTTGATCCATGCCATTTGA
- a CDS encoding ABC transporter ATP-binding protein: MTTPIISVRGLTVSYGDHRVLNGVDLDIQRGEVLALLGGSGSGKSTMLRHIIGLEHPQSGTILVRGMDINRCSPAELKAIRRGMGVAFQGSALFSSMSVAENVELPLRELTTLADPVIEIMTYIKLASVGLGEACKLLPQELSGGMKKRAAVARATALDPEIVVFDEPSAGLDPIVAAELDELILFLNRAFHMTILIVTHEMASALRIADRLAMLYKGSLIAVESKESFTASTDPRIRQFLDRVPDRIADSESVQRRFRELAGIEDEQQ, from the coding sequence ATGACCACTCCGATTATCTCTGTGCGTGGCCTAACCGTCTCTTATGGAGATCATCGCGTGTTGAACGGAGTGGACCTTGACATCCAGCGTGGCGAGGTCCTCGCGTTGCTTGGCGGCAGCGGCTCAGGGAAGAGTACGATGCTTCGGCACATCATTGGGCTCGAGCATCCACAGTCGGGCACGATTCTTGTTCGGGGTATGGATATCAACCGCTGCTCGCCCGCAGAGTTGAAAGCCATCCGACGAGGGATGGGGGTAGCTTTTCAGGGCTCCGCGTTGTTCAGTTCAATGTCGGTCGCGGAAAACGTGGAATTACCCCTACGTGAGCTGACCACGCTGGCTGATCCAGTGATCGAGATCATGACCTACATCAAACTCGCTTCTGTAGGACTGGGCGAGGCGTGCAAGCTGCTGCCACAGGAATTGTCCGGCGGAATGAAGAAGCGGGCGGCCGTGGCGCGGGCGACGGCGCTCGACCCGGAGATCGTCGTTTTTGACGAGCCGTCGGCCGGGCTCGATCCGATCGTCGCAGCGGAACTCGATGAACTGATCCTTTTTCTGAATCGGGCATTCCACATGACGATTCTGATCGTGACGCACGAGATGGCGAGCGCGCTCCGGATTGCTGATCGGCTGGCCATGCTCTACAAGGGCTCTCTGATCGCGGTCGAGAGCAAAGAGTCTTTTACGGCCAGTACCGACCCGCGAATCCGGCAGTTCCTGGACCGGGTACCCGATCGCATCGCGGATAGCGAATCGGTGCAACGCCGCTTTCGCGAACTTGCGGGAATCGAGGATGAACAACAATGA
- a CDS encoding MlaD family protein — translation MKDIEIKVGAFVVLCAAVLCGTIYYVSYAKFNGAHVHYRTYLRNAPGMEPGAPVLFGGITVGKVTSVQPDSADPTRIEIAFEVWYRQLKSFIVMNR, via the coding sequence ATGAAGGACATCGAAATCAAAGTCGGGGCATTCGTCGTGCTCTGCGCTGCGGTTTTGTGCGGGACCATCTACTACGTGAGCTACGCGAAATTCAACGGCGCCCATGTTCACTACAGGACCTACTTGCGAAATGCTCCCGGAATGGAGCCGGGTGCCCCTGTTCTCTTCGGAGGAATCACGGTGGGCAAGGTCACCTCTGTGCAACCGGACAGCGCCGATCCAACCAGAATTGAGATTGCGTTCGAGGTCTGGTATCGCCAGTTGAAATCCTTCATCGTTATGAATCGGTAA
- a CDS encoding TetR/AcrR family transcriptional regulator encodes MATNRIAERKQRDRQARRAQIISAARRIAELEGWPNVTVRRLSDEVSYSQPVLYAHFGSREGILAAVAIEGFQEIGLALEKARKRVKRGNTVESVAAAYLEFAASSPALYEVMFSLSLSVPFDDPATPPKLRFAFSQLLELFQGQSSKPEVLSELFWASLHGIAELTRTKRFPPSRQKERVRALVELFNFPRDVTAQVVKAR; translated from the coding sequence ATGGCAACGAACCGAATTGCAGAACGAAAACAGCGTGATAGGCAGGCCCGCCGGGCACAGATTATCAGTGCCGCCCGACGAATCGCGGAGCTTGAAGGGTGGCCCAACGTAACCGTTCGGCGGCTATCCGACGAAGTTTCCTACAGCCAACCCGTTTTGTATGCTCATTTTGGAAGCCGCGAAGGGATTCTCGCCGCGGTTGCTATTGAGGGTTTCCAGGAGATAGGCCTGGCTTTGGAGAAGGCACGGAAGCGGGTTAAGCGTGGAAATACGGTCGAATCGGTCGCGGCTGCGTATCTGGAGTTCGCCGCGTCTTCACCCGCACTGTATGAAGTGATGTTTTCGCTCAGCCTGAGCGTACCCTTCGATGATCCGGCTACTCCTCCGAAGCTGCGTTTCGCGTTTTCCCAGCTCCTGGAGTTGTTTCAGGGGCAGAGCTCGAAGCCAGAGGTTCTATCGGAACTGTTTTGGGCGAGCCTCCATGGTATCGCTGAGCTAACAAGAACCAAGCGATTCCCGCCCAGCCGTCAGAAAGAGCGCGTAAGGGCGCTCGTCGAGCTCTTCAATTTCCCAAGAGATGTAACGGCACAGGTGGTGAAAGCGCGATGA
- a CDS encoding DUF1772 domain-containing protein, whose product MSHWMWLVSLVGILSTAVVFGTDMFFLTIGRPALRLASPSAGTEIMGFFHMFADARMPIWGVLAILSNLLLVVFSRSWQRWFYLASLLMLILFVILYNLLSKPINRIQTEAAKTGGRLDNGRELQASWDRVLLIRVPLLIVSLLAQCLVLLVASA is encoded by the coding sequence ATGAGCCATTGGATGTGGCTGGTGTCTCTGGTTGGGATTCTAAGCACAGCAGTTGTGTTTGGCACGGACATGTTCTTTTTGACGATCGGCCGTCCCGCTCTCAGATTGGCTTCACCATCTGCCGGAACCGAAATCATGGGTTTCTTCCACATGTTCGCCGACGCGCGGATGCCGATCTGGGGCGTCTTGGCGATCTTGTCCAACCTCTTGCTGGTCGTATTCAGCAGGAGTTGGCAGCGCTGGTTCTATCTCGCATCGCTCCTCATGCTGATTCTATTCGTCATTCTCTACAATCTCTTGTCAAAACCAATCAATCGGATTCAAACCGAAGCAGCAAAAACCGGGGGAAGACTCGACAACGGTCGAGAGCTACAGGCGTCGTGGGATAGGGTGTTATTGATCCGTGTTCCGCTGCTCATTGTGTCCCTGCTTGCCCAGTGCCTCGTGTTGCTAGTCGCTTCGGCGTAA
- a CDS encoding STAS domain-containing protein, giving the protein MGEIVSISGRVAIDTSSRMRDRLADALRSKPDALTIDLTQVDYMDTSGLATLIEAMRLARQQNTELLLRGVQEQPRYLLRVSDLDRVFPIEEDAKP; this is encoded by the coding sequence ATGGGTGAGATCGTTTCGATTTCAGGACGGGTTGCAATCGACACATCCAGCAGGATGCGGGACAGGCTCGCCGACGCACTGCGCTCAAAGCCGGACGCCCTCACCATTGATCTTACTCAGGTCGACTACATGGACACGTCCGGGCTTGCGACCCTTATAGAAGCGATGAGGCTGGCTCGCCAGCAGAATACTGAACTCCTCCTGCGAGGCGTTCAGGAGCAGCCACGATATCTGTTGAGGGTCAGTGATCTCGATCGCGTGTTCCCGATTGAGGAGGACGCGAAGCCATGA